TACAAGCGGGAGTTCGCCCGCGACGTGCCGGAGGGCGACCTCGCCGAGGCGATGGAGGGCGCGGACGTGTTCGTCGGCCTCTCGATCGGCGGGCTCGTCGACGAGGAGATGATCCGCTCGATGGCGGCCGATCCGATCGTGTTCGCGATGGCCAACCCCGACCCCGAGATCGGCTACGAGGAAGCCAAGCACGCCCGCGACGACACCGTGATCATGGCGACGGGGCGCTCTGACTACCCGAACCAGGTCAACAACGTGCTGGGCTTTCCGTTCATCTTCCGCGGCGCGCTCGACGTGCGCGCCAGCGAGATCAACGAGGACATGAAAGTCGCCGCCGCGGAGGCGCTGGCCGAGCTGGCGCGCCAGGACGTGCCCGACGCCGTCGTCAAGGCCTACGGCGACCAGCCGCTGCAGTTCGGCCCCGAGTACATCATCCCGAAGCCGCTCGATCCGCGCGTGCTGTTCGAGGTCGCGCCCGCCGTCGCGCAGGCGGCGATGGACAGCGGCGCCGCGCGCGCCGAACTCGACACCGAGGAGTACGTCGAGCGCCTGGAAGCTCGGCTCGGCAAGTCTCGCGAGATGATGCGCGTCGTGCTCAACAAGGCCAAAAGCGACCCCAGGCGCCTGGCGCTCGCGGAAGGCGGCGACGAGAAGATCATCCGCGCGGCCTACCAGATCGAAGAGCAGGGGATCGCCGACCCGGTACTGATCGGCGACGAGGCCGAGATCGCCGACACCGCCGCCGACCTCGGGCTGGACTTCTCCCCGGAGGTGGTCGATCCGACCGGCGACAACTACGAGGCCTACGCCGAGCGGCTCTACGAGCGCCGCCAGCGCAAGGGGATCACCCGCAGCGAGGCCGGCGAGCTGATCCACGACAGCAACTACTTCGCCTCGGTGATGGTCGAATCCGGCGACGCCGACGCGATGCTCACGGGACTAACTCACCACTACCCCTCGGCGCTGCGCCCGCCCTTACAGGTGATCGGCACCGCCGAGGACGCCGACTACGCCGCCGGCGTCTACATGCTCACGTTCAAGAACCGCGTGCTGTTCATCGCGGACGCGACGGTCAACCAGAACCCCGACGAGGACGTTCTGGAGGAGGTGACCCGTCACACCGCCGAGCTGGCCCGGCGCTTCAACATCGAACCCCGCGCGGCGTTGCTGTCGTACTCGAACTTCGGTTCGGTGAACAACGAGGCCACTCGAAAGGTCCAGCGCGCCGCGGAGACGCTTCGCGAGGATCCCGCGGTCGACTTCCCGGTCGACGGGGAGATGCAGGCCGACACGGCCGTCGTAGAGGATCTGTTACAGGGAACCTACGAGTTCTCGGAACTCGAGGAGCCAGCGAACGTGCTCGTGTTCCCGAACCTCGAAGCGGGCAACATCAGCTACAAGCTGCTTCAGCGTCTCGGCGGCGCCGAGGCCATCGGTCCGATGCTGGTCGGGATGGACAAGCCGGTCCACGTCCTCCAGCGCGACGACGAGGTCAAGGACATCGTGAACATGGCGGGCGTCGCCGTCGTGGACGCCCAGCAGGAGTAGCACCGCGGGCGGTCGGAGGGGGGAGAACCGTGGGTTGTACGACCATACGGCGGCGAAGCCGCCGTTTCGCTCCGAGCGACCGGAGTGAGCGAGGAGATTTTTTGGCCGAGCTTTTTGGCCCGAGCGGTTCGCTCGCGCAGCGAGCGAACCCGAGGGCGAAAAAGGTCGTCTTTAGTCGCTCGCGTGTCGATCGGCGCGCGACGGCGGCGGATACTGCTGTGTCCGACTCTCGGTCGTCCCGGGAAGCACACAGCGCTCCGACTCGCGGTTGACGTGCGCGTACTGGTCCGGCGCGTTGGCCAGCGGATGTGCGGGGTTCTGTTCGCTCCGGATTCGGGCCGCCCGCACCGCCTCGAACCCCGAGAGGCGAGCGCGGACGCCGCGCCAGTGGTTGGCGACGCCCGGCGGCGTCCGCAGCGGATGGGGCGGCTCGCCGTCGGGATGGCGTCCCGCGAGCACGGCGGCGTTGACGTTCTCCGCGAGGTCGTCGTGGTCGACGAGCACGCCGACGCGCGCGTCCGGAGGCGCTCGCGCCGCCAGCACGTCGAGCCCGAGGTGCAGCGCCAGATACTCGGCGACGTTGTTGTCGGGGACGACCGCGGGGACCGAGAGGCGAGCAACGCGCCGCCCGTCCCGCGTTTCGATGACTGCGCCGAGCCCGCCGCCACCGTCGGATCGGAAGGAGCCGTCCGTCGCGACGTAGTAGTCGCGGTGGTGGGTTTCGGGAGGATGAGCGATGTGGGGCGTCGGCGACTCGTCGAACAGGTCCCGCAAGCCGGACCGGCCGTGAGCGGCCATACGAGAGGGTAGAGGACTGACTAACTTAAATCTGCGGCCGCCTTCCGTCGAATTTCCGACGGACGTCGGCCGATCCTTCGAATCCGCGATCGAAACGGCCGTTCGGTACCTCCCATCGGCACGTTTCGAAAGGACGTTGGGAGCCCATCGTCGACACTGTGTCGTGAGTGCCAGACGTGACGTGCTGTTGTTCGTCGCGCTCGCGGCCGTCTGGGGATCGGCGTTCGTCGCGATCAAGGCCGGCCTCGCGTACATTCCGCCGGTGCTGTTCGCCGCGCTCCGCTACGACGTCGCCGGCGTCCTGATGCTGGGATACGCCGCGGTCGCCGTCGAACAGTGGCGTCCGCGGACGGGCGGCGAGTGGCGGCAGGTACTCGTCGGCGCCGTCCTGTTGATCGCGGCGTACCACGCGTTCCTGTTCGTCGGCGAGCAGCGGGTCACCAGCGCGACCGCGGCCGTCGTCGTCAGCCTCTCGCCCGTCCTCACGACCGGGTTCGCGCGGCTCCTGTTGCCCGACCAGTCGCTCTCGGCGGTCGGCGCCGTCGGGCTGGCGCTGGGGTTCGTCGGAGTGGTTATCGTGGCTCGTCCGGAGCCCGGAGCGCTGCTCTCGACGGACGTCGTCGCCGTCGGCCTGGTGTTCGCGGCGGCCGCGTCGTTCGCGCTGGGGAGCGTGCTCTCCGAGCGCATCGCGGCGTCGCTCCCCGTCGAGACGATGGAGGCGTGGTCGATGATCGGCGGCGCGGCGATCATGCACGCGGTCAGCTTCCTGCTCCCCGGCGAGTCGCTCGCGGACGTGGCCTGGACCGGCGAGGCGCTGCTCGCGCTTGGCTACCTGTCCGTCGTCGCCAGCGCGCTGGGCTTTCTCGCGTACTTCGAGCTGCTGGGACGGCTCGGGGCGATCGAGATCAATCTGGTGTCGTACGTCGCACCGGCGTTCGCCGCGATCGTTGGCTGGGCGCTGCTGGGCGAAGTGATCGACGCGGGGACCGTCGCAGGATTCCTCGCGATCGTCGCGGGGTTCGCGCTCGTCAAGCGCCGCGCGATCGGCGCGGAGCTATCCTGATCGACGATTCGAGAGCGGCGGTCGGAAGAAAGCGCCAGCGGGGTGAGCTGGAACGCGGGGACCGGCGTCCCGGATGTCAGTGCTGTCGGTGGGGGTAGCCGACGTACAGCGCGACGAGGTTCAGCGCCAGCAGCGCGACGAACGTCATCGTCTCCTGGCTGCCCTCGATACCCGTCGCCAGCAACGGAATGTGGAGGAACGGGAGGGCGACGGCCGTCCAGAATCCGAGCATCCGGATCGGCGTCATGATCGTTCCGGCGAGCCGATCGTAGACGTGCTCGCCCAGCGATTGTCCGTCGGTCGCTTCGGCGGCGATCGTTCCTTGGTCGTTGTACGTGGAGGGACTTGACATGGTGTGGGCGCCTACTCACACCAACAGGCGCCACCTCCTTATAGGGGTGACAGCGTTTCTTTTATTTCGGTTCGTTTTACTGGTACAAACCGCATTACGGACGTTTCACGAACGGCGCAGAAGCAAGTAAACGTTTTAAAATCAGACGTGAGATGGTAACTACCCGATACGCAACTGTTCGGATCCGCAGCAGTAGGGCGGGTGGCCACCGCTCGCGTCCACGCCAGTCGAAGCGACGAACCCAAGGTAACTGATACCGACGCTACTCGTCCTCGCCGGCTCCGCTCGACGAGCGGATCTCGACGTCGACCTCGACCGAGTCGTCGCGCACCTCGATTGCCTGTCGGTAGGTACCCAGTGCGGCGTCCGTCGGGACGTCGAACCGAACCGTCTCGGACTGGCCGGGACCGAGGACGAGGGAGTCCGCGGCGACGATCTCTCCGTCGAAGCGATAGTCGACCCGCGCAGTACCGACGTCGCTACCGACGTTCGCGACGTTTGCTGCGATCGACGCGCTCTCGTTGCGCTCGACCGCGTCCGGCGAATCGACGTTGCGGACACGATAGGACGTATCCCTGACCGTCACGTTCAGCCGGTCGGCGGGGAACCGGTGCGTGGAGGTGTTCGCACGTCTCGCGACGACCGGCACCTCCCCCGGCTCCGAGAACCGAACCGTCGCTTGGCCGCGCTGATCGAGCCAGATCGTCCGATTGCTGACCGTCAGCTGACCGGTCAGCGGCGCGCCCGTGTCGGTCCGTTCGGCCGCGAAGCGAACCGCCTCACCGGGTTCGACGTCCGTCCGATTCGCGGACAGTGACACCGGAGCCGCGTGTCGGCGGACCGCCAGCGTCTCCTCGACCGGGACGAACGTCTCGGATCGGGTGTCCGATCTCGTCGCCTCGAGATCGTACCTGCCGGCGCGGTCGAGCGTCACCGTCGCCGATCCGCCGACCGTTCGGATCGACCGGTCGCCGACGGTCATGTTCCCCTCGACGATGTTACCGGTGTCGGTCCGGAACAGGGTCAGCTCGATCGTGTCGCCGGGTCGCAGTTCCGAGTTGTTCCTGGCGACAGCGAGTCGCACCCGTCGATGCGCGGCCGTGACGGTCACGCTATCCGAGCGGTACCGCTGCGTGGCCGTCGGCTCCCGGCTCGCGGTCACCTCGAACGTGTCCGCCCGCGGGACGCCGACGACCACGCGCCCGCGATCGTCGGTCGAATACGACTCGCCGCCGACGGTCACGGTCCCGCTCACTTCCTCGTCGTTATCGGCTCTGCGGACGGTGAGTTCGACGTCGTCACCGGCCGTGACGTCGGTGGCGTTAGCGCTCACCGCGAGGGCGACCTCGTAGCGCTCGACGGTGACGATCGTGCCGTCGGCGACGTACCTGACCGTCTCCGTGCTGGGCTGGCTCGCCGTCGCGGTGTAACTTCCCCCGGAATCGAACGTGACTGTAGCCCGCCCCCGATCGTCCATCGAATGTTCGGTGCCGTCGACCGAGAGCGACGCGCCCGTCGCGGGTGATCCGTTCTCGTAGGTCGCCCTGAACCGGACCGACTCCCCGGGCCGCAGCGTGGTCCGGTTCGCTTCGAGGGAGATGCGAACCTCTTCGAGGGGGTCGTCCTCGACGTCCTGGAACGGGAACACCGTCCCGCCGCCGTCGCCGCCGACGACCGGCGTCGACCCGAAGCCGGCCATCGCCACCGCGAGCGTCCCGAACACGATCAGGGCGATCCCGATCACTTTCGGATCCTTCCGCGGATCGTACGGTCGGGAGTCGTCGCTGCTCGCGGTCGGACGGGAACGACGCGGCGGCCGGGATGTCGTCGGCGACACGATACGTTGCCTCGCTGGAACGTCGTATGCAGGCCCGCGTAATATGCGTTCGCCTGCGCGCCGGAGTTCGGACGACGGCAAAACTATAACGTCCCCGACTCCGTACGTGTTACAACTCATGCCCGAGGAGCCGAAAGAGCCCGAGGACGACGCGTCCGTGCTCACCCCGGAGGAGCTGGAGCTCGAGGACGAGCAGGAGGACGCCGTCCGGAAAATCGGCGAAAACAGGTTCGTGATCCGCCCGAACGAGGACGCCCCCGAGGAAGACTCCGATTCGGGGTCGTCGAGTCCGGGGCCGATCGCGGACACCGAAGCAGAACGTGCTTCGAGCCCTGATTCGACGTCGTCTCGGCAGGGCGCCGGAGAGCAAAACGCTCCAAGTCCTGCTTCGCAGGCTCAGCAGGACGCCGGAAGCCGCGATCCGGCTTCCGAGCCATCGCTCGCCGATAAGCGAAGCTCATCGAGCCTTGGCTCGGCTTCGTCTCGCGAAGACGCCGAAGCGCAAAGCGCTTCGAGCCCCGACTCGGCTTCGCCTCGTCGGGACGCCGCGGAGCAGAGCTCCGCGAGCCCTGACTCGACGTCGTCTCGCCAGGACGCTGGAGAGCAAAGCTC
This is a stretch of genomic DNA from Natronoarchaeum mannanilyticum. It encodes these proteins:
- a CDS encoding ribonuclease H, producing the protein MAAHGRSGLRDLFDESPTPHIAHPPETHHRDYYVATDGSFRSDGGGGLGAVIETRDGRRVARLSVPAVVPDNNVAEYLALHLGLDVLAARAPPDARVGVLVDHDDLAENVNAAVLAGRHPDGEPPHPLRTPPGVANHWRGVRARLSGFEAVRAARIRSEQNPAHPLANAPDQYAHVNRESERCVLPGTTESRTQQYPPPSRADRHASD
- a CDS encoding NADP-dependent malic enzyme; translation: MGLDEDSLEYHREEPPGKIEISTTKPTNTQRDLSLAYSPGVAAPCREIDEDPEKAYSYTAKGNMVGVVSNGSAVLGLGDIGAQASKPVMEGKGVLFKRFADIDVFDLEFDHDDPDAFVESIAAMEPTFGGINLEDISAPDCFVIEEALRERMDVPVFHDDQHGTAIISGAALLNAAEIAEKDLSDLKIVFSGAGASAIATARFYVSLGAKKENILMCDSSGIITEDRAQHGDVNEYKREFARDVPEGDLAEAMEGADVFVGLSIGGLVDEEMIRSMAADPIVFAMANPDPEIGYEEAKHARDDTVIMATGRSDYPNQVNNVLGFPFIFRGALDVRASEINEDMKVAAAEALAELARQDVPDAVVKAYGDQPLQFGPEYIIPKPLDPRVLFEVAPAVAQAAMDSGAARAELDTEEYVERLEARLGKSREMMRVVLNKAKSDPRRLALAEGGDEKIIRAAYQIEEQGIADPVLIGDEAEIADTAADLGLDFSPEVVDPTGDNYEAYAERLYERRQRKGITRSEAGELIHDSNYFASVMVESGDADAMLTGLTHHYPSALRPPLQVIGTAEDADYAAGVYMLTFKNRVLFIADATVNQNPDEDVLEEVTRHTAELARRFNIEPRAALLSYSNFGSVNNEATRKVQRAAETLREDPAVDFPVDGEMQADTAVVEDLLQGTYEFSELEEPANVLVFPNLEAGNISYKLLQRLGGAEAIGPMLVGMDKPVHVLQRDDEVKDIVNMAGVAVVDAQQE
- a CDS encoding DMT family transporter codes for the protein MSARRDVLLFVALAAVWGSAFVAIKAGLAYIPPVLFAALRYDVAGVLMLGYAAVAVEQWRPRTGGEWRQVLVGAVLLIAAYHAFLFVGEQRVTSATAAVVVSLSPVLTTGFARLLLPDQSLSAVGAVGLALGFVGVVIVARPEPGALLSTDVVAVGLVFAAAASFALGSVLSERIAASLPVETMEAWSMIGGAAIMHAVSFLLPGESLADVAWTGEALLALGYLSVVASALGFLAYFELLGRLGAIEINLVSYVAPAFAAIVGWALLGEVIDAGTVAGFLAIVAGFALVKRRAIGAELS
- a CDS encoding DUF7500 family protein, which translates into the protein MPEEPKEPEDDASVLTPEELELEDEQEDAVRKIGENRFVIRPNEDAPEEDSDSGSSSPGPIADTEAERASSPDSTSSRQGAGEQNAPSPASQAQQDAGSRDPASEPSLADKRSSSSLGSASSREDAEAQSASSPDSASPRRDAAEQSSASPDSTSSRQDAGEQSSPSPASQAQQDAADGSATNVDVESRALALEHAAGEYGIDAVVDTGDGVVERRLVADDQIAVFEEFLRWYARQIDPDAAPAATISALLAKADLSE